From Aestuariirhabdus haliotis, a single genomic window includes:
- a CDS encoding MarC family protein: MIDYLSTFIVFFAVIDPIGTIPVFIALTAHHDQSSKKKIALIAALAAAGILVFFVVAGELILTAMKIPLSAFQIAGGIVLFLFALTMLFGESKPEQEIKLVKNLKETAIFPLAVPSLASPGAMLAAVLLTENSKYTIVEQFQVVIVLLSVLVVALFLMLGAGLIQRFIGNSGASAISRVMGLILASVATANTLEGLKSYFGL; the protein is encoded by the coding sequence TTACCTGTCAACCTTTATCGTCTTCTTTGCGGTGATAGACCCTATCGGAACAATCCCTGTTTTTATTGCGCTCACAGCTCATCACGATCAAAGCTCCAAGAAGAAAATTGCATTAATTGCCGCGTTGGCCGCTGCAGGGATCCTGGTATTCTTTGTGGTTGCCGGAGAGCTTATTTTGACTGCCATGAAGATACCGCTGTCCGCCTTTCAGATTGCGGGTGGTATTGTGTTGTTTTTGTTTGCCCTCACAATGCTGTTCGGTGAAAGCAAACCGGAACAGGAGATAAAACTGGTAAAGAACTTAAAAGAAACCGCTATTTTTCCATTAGCCGTTCCTTCGCTTGCCAGCCCTGGTGCGATGTTAGCCGCGGTTTTACTGACCGAGAATTCAAAGTACACCATAGTGGAGCAATTCCAGGTCGTGATCGTTTTGCTTTCGGTATTAGTGGTGGCACTGTTTCTGATGTTGGGAGCTGGCTTGATACAGCGCTTTATTGGCAATAGTGGCGCCAGTGCTATTAGCCGAGTAATGGGGTTGATTCTTGCGTCTGTGGCAACCGCCAATACGCTTGAGGGCTTGAAATCTTATTTTGGCCTATAA